One genomic region from Vitreimonas flagellata encodes:
- a CDS encoding PstS family phosphate ABC transporter substrate-binding protein, which produces MNLQMFKTAGRAVAAAVAVMAMSGTAMAQQAFTIQIDGSSTVFPLAEAVAEGFQQQTSGRVRVTVGESGTGGGFRKFCRGETHISNASRPISASEMAACRAAGIQYVEIPVAFDALTVVVHPSNPVRSITVQELQRTWRPEAQGNISNWRQINPAFPDMPLVLFGAGTASGTFDYFTEAVVGRARSSRTDYTPTEDDNVTVQGVASNQGGMGYFGLAYFEENRGRLRALAIDNGNGPVEPSVANAENGTYAPLSRPMFIYVNAAALRRPQVQQFAQYFLNNAARYSQQVGYVPLPAAAYQTYLQRAQRRTQGTAFGGRQAIGVTIAEVLARPLIVEPVQQ; this is translated from the coding sequence ATGAATTTGCAAATGTTCAAGACGGCCGGTCGTGCAGTCGCCGCGGCTGTCGCCGTGATGGCGATGTCGGGCACAGCGATGGCGCAACAAGCCTTCACCATTCAAATCGACGGTTCGTCGACGGTGTTTCCGCTCGCCGAGGCCGTCGCCGAAGGCTTCCAACAACAAACCTCTGGTCGCGTCCGCGTCACCGTCGGTGAATCGGGCACGGGCGGTGGTTTCCGCAAATTCTGCCGCGGTGAAACCCATATCTCGAACGCCTCGCGTCCGATCTCGGCCAGTGAAATGGCTGCCTGCCGCGCTGCCGGCATTCAATATGTCGAAATCCCGGTGGCGTTCGACGCGCTGACCGTTGTTGTGCACCCGTCCAACCCGGTGCGTTCGATCACGGTGCAAGAACTGCAACGCACGTGGCGTCCGGAAGCCCAGGGCAACATCAGCAACTGGCGCCAGATCAATCCGGCTTTCCCGGACATGCCGCTGGTTCTGTTCGGCGCTGGTACGGCCTCGGGCACGTTCGACTACTTCACTGAAGCTGTCGTTGGCCGCGCGCGCTCGTCGCGTACGGACTACACGCCGACCGAAGATGACAACGTGACGGTTCAGGGCGTCGCCAGCAATCAGGGCGGCATGGGCTATTTCGGTCTTGCCTATTTCGAAGAGAACCGGGGCCGTCTGCGCGCTCTGGCAATTGACAACGGCAACGGCCCAGTTGAGCCGAGCGTCGCTAACGCCGAGAACGGCACGTATGCGCCGCTGTCGCGCCCGATGTTCATCTACGTAAACGCCGCCGCGCTGCGCCGCCCGCAAGTGCAGCAATTTGCCCAGTATTTTTTGAACAACGCCGCGCGTTATTCGCAGCAAGTTGGTTACGTCCCGCTGCCGGCGGCGGCCTACCAAACCTATCTCCAACGTGCGCAACGCCGCACGCAGGGCACCGCCTTCGGCGGCCGCCAAGCGATCGGCGTCACCATTGCTGAGGTGCTCGCTCGCCCGCTCATTGTTGAGCCGGTGCAGCAATAA
- the pstC gene encoding phosphate ABC transporter permease subunit PstC: MERDFSKRKVRWGESIIEGLLFLAAVAAVAIVVGIVYVVISESSKFFAQISVIEFLTSTTWTPLFDNPSYGIAPLLTGTFMSTLVALSVAVPLGLLVAIYLSEFANTRTRETIKPTLELLAAVPTVVYGYFALLFVTPLLQRLIPGLPGFNLLSAGMVMGLMIIPYIASLSEDAMRAVPRSMREGSFAMGATRLETAFRVVVPAAISGVVGAIILGMSRAIGETMIVVVAAGTQPQMVVSPTQQGATVTSFIAQVALGDVAFGTLEYNSIFAAGLALLVLTLMFNFVAFYLQRRFREAY; this comes from the coding sequence GTGGAACGTGATTTTAGCAAGCGGAAGGTGCGATGGGGCGAGAGCATCATCGAAGGTTTGCTCTTCCTTGCCGCTGTCGCCGCCGTCGCGATCGTCGTCGGTATCGTCTATGTCGTGATATCGGAATCCAGCAAATTCTTCGCGCAGATTTCGGTCATCGAGTTCTTGACGTCCACAACGTGGACGCCGCTCTTCGACAATCCCAGCTATGGGATCGCGCCGCTGCTCACCGGCACCTTCATGTCCACGCTCGTCGCGCTTTCGGTCGCTGTGCCGCTGGGCCTGCTGGTCGCGATCTATCTCTCGGAATTCGCCAACACGCGCACGCGCGAAACGATAAAGCCGACGCTTGAGCTGCTCGCCGCTGTGCCCACGGTCGTTTACGGCTATTTCGCGCTGCTGTTTGTCACGCCGTTGTTGCAGCGTCTCATCCCAGGTCTGCCGGGTTTCAATCTGCTCTCAGCGGGTATGGTCATGGGCCTTATGATTATCCCGTACATCGCGTCGCTCTCTGAAGACGCCATGCGCGCGGTGCCGCGCTCGATGCGCGAAGGTTCTTTCGCGATGGGCGCGACGCGCCTTGAAACGGCGTTTCGCGTCGTTGTGCCGGCGGCGATCTCCGGTGTGGTCGGCGCAATCATCCTCGGCATGTCGCGCGCGATTGGCGAAACCATGATTGTGGTCGTCGCAGCCGGCACGCAGCCGCAAATGGTTGTGAGCCCCACGCAGCAGGGCGCAACGGTAACTTCGTTCATCGCGCAAGTTGCGCTGGGCGACGTCGCCTTCGGCACGCTTGAATACAACTCGATCTTCGCCGCGGGCCTCGCGCTCCTGGTGCTTACGCTCATGTTCAACTTTGTGGCGTTCTATCTGCAGCGCCGCTTCCGGGAGGCCTATTAA
- the pstA gene encoding phosphate ABC transporter permease PstA — MAAIDAQRPSDITAHPPGLASRKFKDRSFVIWGIVATIIGLGTLVTLVADLVMDGGHRLTPAFFMSFPSSDPAVAGILSAWVGSLLVIVTTALVAIPIGLLAGVYLEEYAPKNPLTSAIEIAVNNLAGVPSILFGLMAVGIFVQFLGNPARWFSFLPEGFRESAADLFGQSILTAGITLALLILPVVIVATREAVRGVPQEMRQGALAVGATKWQTTQHHVLPYALPGVVTGIIIGISRALGETAPLIMIGGLTFVAFLPITRPGDATFETIGVLDEYGAAVDPMATERVTIHHDGVVVLPDFTEQQVQAGQTLDLPHGSTIQSVATMGDAIASWSPAHWMGSEFTVMPIQMFNWTSRPQAEFLEIAAAAGLVLLVITLLMNGTAIWLRYRLRKKIKW; from the coding sequence ATGGCCGCGATCGACGCACAACGCCCGAGCGACATCACGGCGCATCCGCCGGGTCTCGCTTCGCGCAAGTTCAAAGACAGGTCGTTCGTGATCTGGGGCATCGTCGCCACGATCATCGGCTTGGGCACGTTGGTGACGCTCGTCGCCGATCTGGTGATGGATGGCGGTCATCGTCTGACGCCAGCTTTCTTTATGAGCTTCCCATCGTCAGACCCTGCGGTCGCCGGCATTCTCTCCGCTTGGGTTGGCTCGTTGCTGGTGATCGTCACCACGGCTTTGGTCGCGATCCCCATCGGTCTGCTCGCGGGCGTCTATCTCGAAGAATACGCGCCAAAGAACCCGCTCACGAGCGCGATCGAAATCGCCGTGAACAATCTTGCCGGCGTGCCGTCGATCCTGTTCGGCCTGATGGCCGTCGGCATCTTCGTGCAATTCCTTGGCAACCCGGCGCGCTGGTTCAGCTTCCTCCCCGAAGGCTTCCGCGAGAGCGCAGCCGATCTCTTCGGCCAATCCATCCTCACCGCCGGCATCACGCTGGCGCTGCTGATCTTGCCGGTTGTCATCGTCGCCACACGCGAGGCCGTGCGCGGCGTGCCGCAGGAAATGCGTCAAGGCGCGCTCGCGGTGGGCGCCACCAAGTGGCAAACGACGCAGCACCATGTGCTGCCGTACGCGCTGCCGGGTGTTGTCACCGGCATCATCATCGGCATCTCGCGCGCGCTCGGCGAAACCGCGCCGCTGATCATGATCGGTGGTCTGACATTCGTGGCCTTCTTGCCGATCACCCGTCCCGGCGACGCGACGTTCGAAACCATCGGCGTGCTCGATGAATACGGCGCCGCCGTCGATCCGATGGCGACTGAACGTGTCACGATCCATCATGACGGCGTGGTCGTGCTGCCGGATTTCACCGAGCAGCAAGTGCAAGCCGGCCAAACGCTCGACCTGCCGCACGGTTCGACGATCCAATCGGTGGCGACGATGGGCGACGCGATTGCCTCGTGGTCGCCGGCGCATTGGATGGGCTCGGAATTCACCGTGATGCCGATCCAGATGTTCAATTGGACCTCGCGCCCGCAAGCTGAATTCCTCGAAATCGCCGCCGCCGCGGGCCTCGTGCTCCTTGTCATCACATTGCTGATGAACGGCACAGCGATCTGGCTGCGCTACAGGCTCCGCAAGAAGATCAAGTGGTAA
- a CDS encoding serine hydrolase domain-containing protein — protein MLRALMGAFALLFATAANAQQLYPLPPQPAGVAWPTQEWAEAPLPADVDRAALDLAITEAFAGRHALLGETRAVVIIQGGRLVFERYADGYSRDTRLNSWSMAKSVTHALVGAAVLQGRVAIDSPMGNPHWRASDRRASISWRNWLNMVDGLEYSENGDSVANAGNARMLFGEGRQHTTRWAANLPLIHDPGTHWNYSSAGTLLISDALTRAIVPNPQSPIERRERMRVWMNTSLFDQIGVRPVVEFDPQGLFYGSSLIWMTGRDWARFGYLYLRGGVWDGQRVLPEGWVDFGRTPGPAQNTDTYGAHWWLTPPTGDGRPARSLITGDEMRDAFSAQGYEGQIVVVVPSKDLVMVRLGLFTDGSEAWDALGDWSTRVIGAFGARPAAP, from the coding sequence ATGCTGCGCGCGTTGATGGGTGCGTTTGCTTTGTTGTTCGCAACAGCAGCAAATGCGCAGCAGCTTTATCCGCTACCGCCGCAGCCGGCTGGCGTCGCCTGGCCGACGCAGGAATGGGCCGAAGCGCCGTTGCCGGCCGATGTCGATCGCGCAGCGTTGGATCTCGCCATCACCGAAGCCTTCGCCGGCCGCCACGCGCTGCTCGGCGAAACGCGCGCCGTTGTGATCATTCAAGGTGGCCGCCTTGTGTTCGAGCGTTACGCCGACGGCTATTCGCGCGACACGCGGCTGAATTCCTGGTCGATGGCGAAATCCGTCACGCACGCTCTGGTCGGCGCCGCGGTGCTGCAGGGCCGCGTCGCCATCGATTCGCCGATGGGCAATCCGCATTGGCGCGCCAGCGATCGCCGCGCCTCGATCAGCTGGCGCAATTGGCTGAACATGGTCGATGGGCTCGAGTACAGCGAGAACGGCGACAGCGTCGCCAACGCGGGCAACGCGCGCATGCTGTTCGGCGAAGGCCGGCAACACACAACGCGCTGGGCCGCGAACCTGCCGCTGATCCACGATCCCGGCACGCATTGGAATTATTCGTCAGCCGGCACGCTGCTGATCTCCGACGCGCTGACGCGCGCGATCGTGCCCAATCCCCAGAGCCCGATCGAGCGCCGTGAGCGCATGCGCGTGTGGATGAACACGTCGCTGTTCGATCAGATCGGCGTGCGCCCCGTCGTCGAGTTCGATCCCCAAGGCCTCTTCTATGGCAGCTCGCTCATCTGGATGACGGGCCGCGACTGGGCGCGCTTTGGCTATCTCTATTTGCGCGGCGGCGTGTGGGACGGGCAACGCGTGTTGCCGGAAGGCTGGGTCGATTTTGGCCGCACGCCCGGCCCCGCGCAGAACACCGACACCTACGGCGCGCATTGGTGGCTGACCCCGCCGACAGGCGACGGCCGCCCTGCGCGCTCCCTCATCACGGGCGACGAAATGCGCGATGCCTTCTCTGCGCAGGGTTACGAAGGCCAGATCGTCGTGGTCGTGCCGTCCAAAGACCTCGTCATGGTCCGTCTTGGCCTGTTCACCGATGGCAGCGAGGCGTGGGATGCTTTGGGCGATTGGAGCACGCGGGTCATCGGCGCTTTTGGCGCCCGGCCGGCGGCGCCTTGA
- a CDS encoding alpha-E domain-containing protein produces MLSRTAENLFWMGRYIERADATARLIEMGRRMAMLPGANEEWQSVARAAGCASELPPKASDSKIITYLLLDRDNRSSIHCCLAQARTNAKAIRTALTADMWEALNDHWRLLEALDADEAIADLPVWLDWAKQRAAAFRGAAETSLLRNEGYVFLRLGEFVERAEMTLRLLDVKYYVLLPETDVVGGGRDFHQWTSVLRATSAMRAYHHVYRGDYTPWGIAEFLVLNTMFPRSANFCYRALERHLDDLARLYGERHDCHETAAEMVRRLDGCDINSLFQTGLHEFIGDAIKVTNRLSSEISRAYYF; encoded by the coding sequence ATGCTGAGCCGCACCGCCGAAAATCTTTTCTGGATGGGCCGCTATATCGAGCGCGCCGACGCCACGGCGCGCCTCATTGAGATGGGCCGGCGCATGGCGATGCTCCCTGGCGCGAATGAGGAATGGCAATCCGTCGCGCGCGCTGCGGGTTGCGCCAGCGAATTGCCGCCGAAGGCCAGCGATTCAAAAATCATCACGTATCTGCTGCTGGATCGCGACAATCGTTCGTCGATCCATTGCTGCTTGGCGCAAGCGCGCACCAACGCCAAGGCCATTCGCACCGCGCTCACCGCCGATATGTGGGAAGCGCTGAATGATCATTGGCGTTTGCTCGAAGCGCTCGACGCCGATGAAGCGATCGCTGATCTGCCTGTGTGGCTCGATTGGGCCAAGCAGCGCGCCGCGGCGTTCCGAGGCGCGGCCGAAACCTCGCTCTTGCGGAACGAGGGCTATGTCTTCCTGCGCCTCGGCGAATTCGTTGAGCGCGCCGAGATGACGCTGCGTCTGCTCGATGTGAAATATTACGTGCTGTTGCCGGAAACCGATGTCGTCGGCGGCGGCCGTGATTTTCACCAGTGGACGTCCGTGCTGCGCGCCACGTCCGCGATGCGCGCTTATCACCACGTCTATCGCGGTGATTACACGCCTTGGGGCATCGCCGAATTCCTCGTGCTCAACACCATGTTCCCGCGGTCGGCGAATTTCTGCTACCGCGCGCTGGAGCGCCATCTCGACGACCTCGCGCGCCTCTATGGCGAGCGTCACGACTGCCACGAGACGGCGGCGGAGATGGTGCGCCGTCTCGACGGCTGCGATATCAACAGCCTGTTTCAGACCGGCTTGCACGAATTCATCGGCGACGCGATTAAGGTGACGAATCGCCTCTCGTCCGAGATTTCGCGCGCTTATTATTTTTGA
- a CDS encoding transglutaminase family protein, which translates to MRLSVRHVTRYEYNPPAMRADLRLRLFPSRFDGQKVVNWSVTVNGDEVRPLFINAFGDEEAVWRTDREQSLIEIVAEGMVETTDAAGVMRGLRDFSRPAVFLRETKLTAPSREILELARASAAGNVLDTLHKLSQNVRNAVEYEQNTTHALTTATEALQNGKGVCQDHAHVFIAAARLADIPARYVAGYISAGYVGRQESHAWAEAYVPELGWVGFDPSNRQSPTDAYIRICSGLDAADAAPLRGWVSASVRETLAVEVDVAPSPQQAQQ; encoded by the coding sequence ATGCGTCTTTCTGTCCGCCACGTCACCCGCTACGAATACAATCCGCCCGCGATGCGTGCGGATTTGCGGCTGCGGCTTTTCCCATCGCGCTTCGATGGGCAGAAGGTGGTGAACTGGTCTGTCACCGTGAATGGCGACGAGGTGAGACCGCTTTTCATCAACGCGTTCGGTGATGAAGAGGCGGTGTGGCGCACCGACCGCGAGCAATCTTTGATCGAGATCGTCGCGGAAGGCATGGTCGAAACAACGGACGCTGCGGGCGTCATGCGTGGCTTGCGCGACTTTTCACGACCCGCTGTGTTTCTGCGCGAAACCAAGCTCACGGCGCCCAGCCGCGAAATCCTTGAACTCGCGCGCGCGAGTGCAGCGGGCAATGTGCTCGATACGCTGCACAAGCTTTCGCAGAACGTGCGCAACGCCGTCGAGTATGAACAAAACACGACGCACGCGCTGACCACGGCAACCGAAGCGCTGCAGAACGGGAAGGGCGTCTGCCAGGACCACGCGCACGTCTTCATCGCCGCCGCGCGCTTGGCCGATATCCCGGCGCGCTACGTCGCCGGCTACATTTCCGCAGGTTACGTTGGTCGCCAGGAATCGCACGCGTGGGCGGAGGCGTACGTGCCGGAACTCGGCTGGGTCGGCTTCGATCCCTCCAATCGCCAAAGCCCGACCGACGCCTATATCCGCATTTGCTCCGGCCTTGATGCGGCGGATGCGGCGCCTTTGCGCGGCTGGGTCAGCGCCAGCGTGCGCGAAACGCTTGCGGTGGAGGTCGATGTCGCGCCAAGTCCGCAGCAAGCGCAGCAATGA
- a CDS encoding glycosyltransferase family 4 protein yields the protein MSTDASTPSAAAASPAPSPEGASDQPPLAQKILLVTDAWEPQVNGVVRTLSNTMGELKKMGCEVEVISPGDYPNTVPLITYSEIRLALGAREDVEDRFLSFAPDAVHIATEGTLGWDARAVCLKHKFPFTTSYHTQFPEYVTARFPWIPLWAGYRYMHAFHDKSGRVMVATPTMQKQLELQGFRNTAIWSRGVDIEQFHPRLRGIDGGIYPADLPRPIFAYVGRVSVEKNIEAFLKTELPGSKVVVGGGPALDELKQKYPSAVFTGPKFGEELARHYADADVFVFPSFTDTFGLVILEAAATGTPVAGYVAPGPQDILPGTGAGIVDDDLQKACLEALKLKREDARALAERYSWASCAADFRRNLEPLPKERGRRFWHKLADLRKRAKERRRLAKEKRQREAARR from the coding sequence GTGAGCACAGACGCTTCGACGCCTTCCGCCGCCGCCGCCAGTCCCGCCCCTTCCCCAGAGGGCGCTTCGGATCAGCCGCCGCTGGCGCAGAAAATCCTTCTCGTCACCGACGCCTGGGAGCCCCAGGTGAACGGGGTCGTACGCACGCTCTCGAACACGATGGGCGAGCTGAAGAAGATGGGCTGCGAGGTCGAAGTGATCTCGCCGGGCGATTATCCGAACACGGTGCCGCTGATCACCTATTCCGAGATCCGCTTGGCGCTGGGCGCGCGCGAGGATGTCGAGGATCGCTTTCTTTCCTTCGCGCCGGACGCCGTGCACATCGCCACCGAAGGCACACTGGGTTGGGACGCGCGCGCCGTCTGCCTCAAGCACAAATTTCCGTTCACGACGAGCTACCACACGCAATTCCCAGAATACGTCACCGCGCGCTTCCCATGGATCCCGCTCTGGGCCGGCTATCGCTACATGCACGCCTTCCACGACAAGTCGGGGCGCGTGATGGTGGCGACGCCGACGATGCAGAAGCAGCTGGAGCTGCAGGGCTTCCGCAACACCGCGATCTGGAGCCGCGGCGTCGATATCGAACAATTCCACCCGCGCCTGCGCGGCATCGATGGCGGCATCTATCCGGCCGATCTACCTCGCCCGATCTTTGCGTATGTCGGTCGCGTCTCCGTTGAGAAGAATATCGAAGCGTTTCTCAAGACTGAGCTACCGGGCTCAAAAGTCGTTGTCGGCGGCGGGCCGGCTTTGGACGAACTCAAACAGAAATATCCGAGCGCGGTGTTTACGGGTCCGAAGTTCGGCGAAGAGCTGGCGCGCCATTACGCGGACGCGGATGTGTTCGTGTTTCCGAGCTTCACCGACACGTTCGGCTTGGTGATCCTGGAAGCGGCCGCGACGGGTACGCCCGTGGCCGGCTACGTGGCCCCGGGTCCGCAGGACATTCTGCCGGGCACGGGCGCAGGCATCGTCGATGACGATCTACAGAAGGCTTGCTTGGAAGCGCTAAAGCTAAAGCGCGAAGACGCGCGCGCCTTGGCGGAGCGTTATTCCTGGGCTTCGTGTGCGGCAGATTTCCGTCGCAATCTGGAGCCGCTGCCGAAAGAGCGCGGCCGCCGCTTCTGGCACAAGCTGGCTGATCTGCGGAAACGCGCGAAAGAGCGCCGGCGTCTGGCAAAAGAAAAGCGCCAACGTGAAGCGGCGCGGCGCTAA
- a CDS encoding OprO/OprP family phosphate-selective porin, translating into MKNVLTKAALAALATAATAGVAHAQTAAPSHTTSWTGTVGEDRFGDARFKMRGRFQYDVSDQSWDIESGAAQSGLNTYVRRAFLGVQGRFNENWRYKVDFVLNPGGGNTDEVAVDDAFIEYVNDDWSIVIGEHNITSPLEDRISSLDIPIIERSSIINSFGYGRLAGIGFITGGANWHVSVAAQGDSLNDSDTMGTTEQQAFSGRFTWAPIFETTPEGTTLVHLGLHARQRDQEEDSAYEYRVRPANGRGERWINPGISGSEDTTYGAELALQYGPFGVQAEYAVLDGETAGGVGYEFDGYYVDAYWSLTGESRNYRGNQGSFGAIAPRTPMGAGGIGHWMVSARYDYIDLSDPAGGASRGEQTAYVLGLDWVPVDHVRFKLNYAMSEMDRVGAGVDNESDIITLRTQFDF; encoded by the coding sequence ATGAAGAATGTTCTCACCAAGGCAGCGCTCGCCGCGCTTGCCACGGCGGCGACGGCGGGTGTCGCGCACGCGCAGACCGCCGCTCCGTCTCACACCACCAGCTGGACCGGTACGGTCGGCGAAGATCGCTTCGGCGACGCGCGTTTCAAAATGCGCGGCCGCTTCCAATACGACGTCTCCGATCAGAGCTGGGACATCGAATCGGGCGCCGCGCAGAGCGGTCTCAACACCTATGTCCGCCGCGCCTTCCTCGGCGTGCAAGGCCGCTTCAACGAGAATTGGCGCTATAAGGTTGACTTCGTGCTCAACCCGGGCGGCGGCAACACCGATGAAGTCGCGGTCGATGACGCGTTCATCGAATACGTGAACGACGATTGGTCCATCGTCATCGGCGAACACAATATCACCTCGCCGCTCGAAGATCGCATTTCCTCGCTCGACATTCCGATCATCGAGCGCTCATCGATCATCAACTCGTTCGGCTACGGCCGTCTCGCCGGCATCGGCTTCATCACCGGCGGCGCCAATTGGCACGTCTCCGTCGCCGCCCAAGGCGACTCGCTGAACGACAGCGACACGATGGGCACGACCGAGCAGCAGGCGTTCAGCGGCCGCTTCACATGGGCGCCGATCTTCGAGACCACGCCGGAAGGCACCACGCTGGTTCACCTCGGCTTGCACGCGCGCCAGCGCGATCAGGAAGAGGATAGCGCTTACGAATACCGCGTGCGCCCGGCCAACGGCCGCGGCGAGCGTTGGATCAATCCGGGCATCTCAGGCTCGGAAGATACGACCTACGGCGCAGAACTCGCGCTGCAATACGGCCCGTTCGGCGTGCAAGCTGAATATGCCGTGCTCGACGGCGAAACCGCCGGCGGCGTCGGCTACGAATTCGACGGCTATTACGTCGATGCGTACTGGTCGCTCACGGGCGAGAGCCGCAACTATCGTGGCAACCAAGGATCGTTCGGCGCGATCGCGCCGCGCACGCCGATGGGCGCCGGCGGCATCGGCCATTGGATGGTCAGCGCGCGCTACGACTACATCGATCTGTCTGATCCGGCCGGTGGCGCGAGCCGTGGCGAGCAGACGGCTTATGTGCTCGGTCTCGACTGGGTGCCGGTCGATCACGTTCGCTTCAAGCTGAACTACGCGATGAGCGAAATGGATCGCGTTGGCGCCGGCGTCGATAACGAGTCGGACATCATCACGCTCCGCACGCAATTCGACTTCTAA
- a CDS encoding circularly permuted type 2 ATP-grasp protein: MRASDGSIRSPYEQVAAWLEATGEANLRQRQSEAEALFRRLGITFSVYGEGGDPERLIPFDLIPRVFGAAEWRKLSRGVQQRARALNAFLYDVYHRGEIMRAGIVPESLVYQNEAYLPEMAGFDPPGRIYSHIVGVDIVRTNDTDFQVLEDNCRTPSGVSYMLENREIMMRMFPRLFAACAVDPIDEYPTMLKRTLQEVAPPACKGEPTVVLLTPGPLNSAYYEHSFLADLMGVELVESSDLFVNDGLVWMRTTRGPQRVDVIYRRIDDSYLDPLAFNPDSLLGVPGLFSVYRAGGVTLCSAPGSGIADDKAIYVFVPEMIRFYLGEQPILKNVQTWRCSLADERDHVLANLKDFVVKQVHGSGGYGMLIGPHATKKQISEFRTKILADPDAYIAQPTLELSSAPTVTADGIDARHVDFRPFCLVGKQVRLAPGGLTRVALTKGSLVVNSSQGGGVKDTWVLSE; this comes from the coding sequence ATGCGCGCCTCGGACGGCTCGATCCGTTCGCCTTACGAACAAGTCGCCGCTTGGTTGGAGGCGACGGGCGAAGCCAATTTGCGTCAGCGCCAGAGCGAAGCCGAAGCGCTGTTCCGCCGGCTCGGTATTACGTTCTCCGTGTACGGCGAGGGCGGCGATCCTGAGCGCCTGATCCCGTTCGATCTCATCCCGCGCGTGTTCGGCGCTGCTGAATGGCGCAAGCTTTCGCGTGGCGTGCAGCAGCGGGCGCGGGCGCTCAATGCGTTTCTCTACGATGTCTATCATCGCGGCGAGATCATGCGCGCCGGCATCGTGCCGGAAAGCTTGGTCTATCAGAACGAAGCTTACCTGCCCGAGATGGCGGGCTTCGATCCGCCAGGCCGCATCTATAGCCATATCGTCGGCGTCGACATCGTGCGCACCAACGACACCGATTTTCAGGTGCTCGAAGACAATTGCCGCACGCCTTCGGGCGTGAGCTACATGCTTGAGAACCGCGAAATCATGATGCGGATGTTTCCGCGTCTGTTCGCCGCCTGCGCCGTCGATCCGATCGACGAATATCCGACGATGCTGAAGCGCACGCTGCAGGAAGTGGCGCCGCCGGCCTGCAAGGGCGAGCCGACCGTCGTGCTTCTGACGCCTGGGCCGTTGAACAGCGCCTATTACGAGCACTCATTCCTCGCTGATCTGATGGGCGTTGAGCTCGTTGAGTCCAGCGATCTCTTCGTCAATGACGGCCTCGTCTGGATGCGCACCACGCGCGGTCCACAGCGCGTCGATGTGATCTACCGGCGCATCGATGATTCCTATCTCGATCCGCTCGCTTTCAATCCGGACTCACTGCTTGGCGTGCCGGGGCTATTCAGCGTCTATCGCGCCGGCGGCGTGACGCTCTGCTCTGCGCCGGGCTCGGGCATCGCCGACGACAAAGCGATCTACGTCTTCGTGCCAGAGATGATCCGTTTCTATCTCGGCGAACAACCGATCCTTAAGAACGTGCAGACCTGGCGCTGCTCGCTCGCGGACGAGCGCGATCATGTGCTCGCCAATTTGAAGGATTTTGTCGTCAAGCAAGTGCACGGCTCGGGCGGCTACGGCATGCTGATCGGCCCGCACGCGACGAAGAAACAGATCTCGGAATTCCGCACCAAGATTCTAGCAGACCCGGATGCGTACATCGCGCAACCGACGCTCGAGCTTTCTTCCGCGCCGACTGTCACCGCCGACGGCATTGATGCGCGTCACGTCGATTTCCGACCGTTTTGCCTAGTCGGCAAGCAAGTGCGTTTGGCGCCGGGCGGGCTGACGCGGGTGGCGCTCACAAAAGGCTCGCTCGTGGTGAACTCAAGTCAGGGCGGCGGCGTCAAAGACACATGGGTGCTGTCGGAATGA